tcttagCTAGCTGTGGCCAAGTCTAATACTGGAAGCTAATATAATGTGCATGCATGTTCTAAAAAGTAAAAGAGAAGAGAATATAAATTGTATTGAAAAGAGTGAAAGAAATGATGTTTTTGTTGCTTTTATTGAAGGCAAGAGTATGAAAGTAGAGGAGAGAGGAGAGGGTCTTGGCCGTGCTGTGTGATAAACAAGTACAACTGATTTGCGGTGTTTTTCAAGTTCCAATCTCTGAAATGCTCTGCAAGGCTGGCTTCCATTgcacaccaccaccaccaccgtgATGCCTTCCTACTCCTCCTCCTCTACTGCTGCTTGTACTGGCCCCATTGCTTCCCAGTCGAGGAAACTCCTGCTCCACCTgccaaaaagaaaaatgaaacaaCACTTGAGACACACGACATTCAGATAATGACAATTCATATTTATGCTACTCATTTATATCACCTTCATCTCTAAGCAAAGGTTTTCTTTTAGTATTTCATTATTTTCACTCTGACGTAAAGGGGAAAGATAATCTTGCTCGTGTATATCGTTATTGTCAAGTTTCTAGTAAGTATTCCATTTCCTATGAGTGGCCACTCACAACTTAGCAAGCTAATTGAATATATCTGCACTAAATATTGACCAATTATGAATTATTGGACAAATAATGACAAGATCTCATGACTAGCCAATCCTTTTTTGGACATGTGTGCTTGTCATTGAATCTCTTACAACCAGCTGGGTAAAGAAAGAATGATGATTAGAAATCACTAAAAAGATTATCAAAGATCCACTAAATATGAACTCAATCATACTAAAGATAAAGAACAATTCCCACTTTGTCTCAAGAGGGACAGAGAGCCCTCCTAAATAAGGGTGCAGATTCCTTAAATTCTGCCAATAAAATGTGATTAATGGTAAAAATCTATCATATCTAGATCTGCTGTTTATTAAAGAAAAGCTTCAGATTCTTCCACAGTCTGATatagatttaaatttattcatcaAGGGAAAGAGACAATTGGAAAAGGGTCTCTGTGTGTAAAACGTTTTCTGTatgacaatttttttaaaattaatattcctCTTTTGAATTGAAAAAGATGCTTTTACAGATACTCTGCACTTCTTCTTTGTACTGTACAGAATCAAAAAGATCGAGCCTTATGCTAAATTTTCTAATCAACCATTATTGGAATCTGAGCTGCTTCAAAATTGCTTTCAGACAACCAACAGAGCTAAACTACCCAGTTGATCATTATTACATTATAAGAGTTGAAGAAGGTTTGAGCTTAAGTTATGTTACCTTAACAGAACTGCAGGTCTCAGATTTAGTAATGGAGCTGGGCTTCGGGTTAGGGTTCGGGTTCAAACTTAGCCCACCAGAGGACTCCTTCTTCTTCATTTCTGCTGCATCTACAAGCCCTCTTCTGTCTTTCAGCAGCTTTCCCAGTTTCACACAATTCTTGGAAGCAAACTCTTTCAACACATCTGCACAAAAAGAAGTCAGATATAAGTTCCAAATTTGCAGTATGCACAAGAGATGGGAAGTGAACTCGGAGATGGTTACGCTACCTTCAAAACTGATGAGTCGATAAACTTGTCCAATAAGCAGAGTATCATCAGGACGAAGAAGCTTGAGCTGCTTCAATGGCAACCCATTTTCCGTTTTCACCGTCGGAGATGTCACGACAAGAGCCACATAGTGTCCAGGATTAGAACTCATGATCTCATGAGCGCTAACAGACCAGTAAATCCTCTCTATCTTCTTCCCTGGATGTTGAATCACCACAGTCGCTGCCTCTGCAGCTTGACAATTTCCCATTTCGTTAAACACAAGAAACACAGAACTAACCTAGCTTTAGAGTAATTACTTCACGGAGAACAGCGGGATGTGATAGAGAAAAACCCAGAACAGCAAGTTTGCAGAATCTCTCTTACTTCAATGAGCGGAGAAGAGCTGAAAAGAAGACAATGATCTTGATGTGCCTGCCATCTTCAGTTGATGAGGCTCTTAATATTGAGTAGCATAGGAAGGCTAAGTGATGGAGAGGGGGAAGTGTAGTGTAGGAATCTTGAATTAATTGAGTTTGTGAGAGAGAATGGAGACGTGTTAGATCTGCAAATCCACCTGGGTTGCGTCTGCTGGTTTGTAATTGCAGAGTTTGGTAGTTATTTATGCAATACAACTCAACTCTATCGTCTATCAGGTTATAGGCAGAGAGTTAGTGtaagaaaaatgaataaaattacttaatttttttaattataaaaatattttttgttaattaatttttttaaatatcttaaatattaaaaaaaaaataaaaaaaaatatttctgaaaaatatttataaagctttaaatcagattttatACAAAACTGTACTGTAAAATGACAATGAGATTCACGTAATAATATCCATGTAGAGATGTATATGGAAGAATTATCCATCTATAGTGGTAAAGCCACGACCAATACATGTTGGGCACCTGACCAccttaaatttgaaaattaatataaaaattaatagtttccCGGTTTACGATTAAGTTAcccattgtattttttttaaatacgtttcataattttatttataattttttattggcttattttttaactattataatattatttaatattatcttatttttaataagtaTTCAAAATATATGtcactatttaatatttttatgataaatataattaataataaaaaaattatattttttaatacatacgataaataaaataaataaaaaatattaaataaaaagagtgtattgtaagtttaaaaactaacacttgatatgttaattatttaaaaaatttactatttagtttttatattataaaaaaatttattaatcagattctttattttataaaatatattaaaatttatttaatattttaaaaattttattaattaaattttttattaattttagtctttaaatattattaaaaataaaaaaaatgcttCGATaagaaagaattaattaataaattttaaaaaaatttaagagatgaagcaatgagttttttaaaactataaaaactaaatagtaaaatatttaatgactaaaattatcgaaaaaattaactaatagattttttaaaatgttaaaatattttaatatattttttataaatgaaaaactaattaatgggtttttatatatcataaaaattaaataataattttttattatttttctctgatttaagttgtaatacccggctagacgccggcatcggaattctgacTTTCTGGCGGAAGTTCCGTTGTAATCtggaatttgaggatgtcggaggttcTTTGACAGGCAAGAGATAGGTTTTCAAAATGTttctaagtgttttatggttttgaatgcaaaggaattgggttttgaaagggaaaagaccaaggggacaaattgcaggttcggccgccgaaggtgaagttcggctgccgaacgttgcatggttttgcatgcagcttaggccgccgaaggagaggtggttgggccacctataaaagccccgttgacaggaaatggagtgtgtttcactctcttttcATTAAAGGGtaggttcatgctctccttgggttgttttcatgatgtttcttcaaatctttcaagattttcatgagttttcaccttgttttgaagagttgtgagctttgagcaagattttgaagtttggagacttgtggagcttggatctccatatcttcacgtttggggtcacaccaactcttgttcttcaagaggtaagtgtagatccttaggttttatgaagttttaagtgagttttatggaggtttatgggtagagatgcatgtttagggtaaagtGGATTTTTGATTGATTTGTAgtcaaagcatgtttatgttgttgtgtgttggagtttaagcttgttttaagctcctttatgcatggttaagggtttatgcatgttttggagaggttggatgtATGTTTTGGGTTGTTGGAAGCTTTGAgaggcttgtttgtgcatgaggttgagttctggatgaactcaggttcggccgccgaaggaggtttcggccgccgaacctgcttgtggtggcttgttttgactgccgaaccctgcccccgaagttggactttcggctctggaggggagattcggccgccgaaggtgccgccgaacatgcatgaggttcgtctctggagaggactttcggccgccgaaggtgccgccgaaagtggctgagtttcggctctggagggactttcggccgccgaacctgccgccgaaagtgccctgtccagccttttcttgggtgttttctatgcatgcttttgtgatgttttagggggtttttagggagttgtttatgagttgtttagagtgtgtttggcacctcattcgagttcacctgtgtaggatcggacccgagggatcgaggaggccgtcagtgttagctgttgcagagtcagtccagcgtctgccagaggtgagtggaactaaacttaatctttttaattgagaaatcaaatgcttttagcatatttcatgcattatGGATatcatgatatgtact
This genomic interval from Manihot esculenta cultivar AM560-2 chromosome 12, M.esculenta_v8, whole genome shotgun sequence contains the following:
- the LOC110627843 gene encoding uncharacterized protein LOC110627843 isoform X2, whose translation is MSSNPGHYVALVVTSPTVKTENGLPLKQLKLLRPDDTLLIGQVYRLISFEDVLKEFASKNCVKLGKLLKDRRGLVDAAEMKKKESSGGLSLNPNPNPKPSSITKSETCSSVKVEQEFPRLGSNGASTSSSRGGGVGRHHGGGGGVQWKPALQSISEIGT
- the LOC110627843 gene encoding uncharacterized protein LOC110627843 isoform X1 — protein: MGNCQAAEAATVVIQHPGKKIERIYWSVSAHEIMSSNPGHYVALVVTSPTVKTENGLPLKQLKLLRPDDTLLIGQVYRLISFEDVLKEFASKNCVKLGKLLKDRRGLVDAAEMKKKESSGGLSLNPNPNPKPSSITKSETCSSVKVEQEFPRLGSNGASTSSSRGGGVGRHHGGGGGVQWKPALQSISEIGT